A segment of the Pieris napi chromosome 5, ilPieNapi1.2, whole genome shotgun sequence genome:
aaaatttgtcTGAtcctaaattattaaagaatcaTCTCAATATACTAAGAAACTATGTGCATAtgcatacataatatataaccaAATTTCTAAGAAATAGATCAACACAGTCAAACATTTTTCCGACAATATCATATGTACACCCTTTTTTAAagtctgttaaaataattaattatgatcaggatttaaataaaataacaatttcataactattttattatacatttataatttatgcttAAATTACATATCGcattttgaaatttagataatttaattaagtaatttcaaaatatgacATTTATCTACAAAGTCCAAGATCGTGAAAAAGGAAGCTTTTATCACATTATGtacatcataattttttttttgtgaggtaaaagtttaattaaagacTTGTTAAGAATGTTTGACTACTCTATTATTTTCACGATCTGTCCTTAGTTTAACGGTAAAGATGATCAGCTTTAATATTAGCGGCTATCTCGCTCTCCCATTTATCACCGTTCGTTAGTAACTTTTCCTTATTGTAGAGAAGTTCTTCGTGAGTTTCAGTTGAGAACTCAAAGTTTGGACCTTCAACAATTGCGTCTACGGGACACGCTtcctaaaaaattaaatatgaatgCTAATTATTAATGGAGGAAACAatgaatacatattttttttgatattgtaAAACAAGAGAAACATTGAgctatctttatatatataattcttctgtgagtgtgtatgtcactgaacttctctcaaacgactggaccggttttgatgaaattttttgtgtgtgttcaaggggatctgggaatggtttagattcacaaatcagcccgccagatggcgctgcagtcggtactttcatacttcgctttactaattgcttgtaatatcatgcaggacaacgtctgtcgggtccactagttatattataagtttaaatgtataatatatgtaataataatatgttatagccatgtaaatttgttatagtttttgtttaaacaaaggatgtttttatttaacaaataaataaaaatatttcagcaaTATTATACACTATTGAGGGTCTTGGcaagaaatgaataaattagtaatgtgataaatatataatatatatattacctgACAGAATCCACAGTAGATACATTTGGTCATGTCAATATCATATCGCGTTGTTCGCCGAGAGCCATCGGCACGCTCTTCTGCTTCAATTGTGATTGCCTGAAATAACATatcaaagtatataatatactctGATACTACAGTATAATCTCGCAATCGGGAATTGCATCAGATATATTTCTCCTACTGTCTTTTTAATCTTCAATATAACCCAAGTATGAGATCAGACTTAGTCCTAGTTCCTATCCCAATCAAGAATCAAACCTAAGCCATAAACCGGCTTAGTTTCTCCTACACATTTCACACACTctcatattttttatgcattttgAACTCAATATACAGTTGGCATTAAagaaagtaaaaattaatctCAAAATTAAACCACTGATTCCTTTTTCCTTCTACTATGATAACTTCTTCTTTCTTTTGccatgatttttaattaaaatcgtactagttgtttttttttaatttggcaagttattataaacctgatagatattttaaagtcagtaaatttttctttttaaataaaattgtatttatatttaaaataaaagcaataatTGCAATGTATCAGTTGATATTCTATACCATGTTTTACCCACCACTTTTCAAGCATATTGATTAGAAACTTCATACAAAAGTGGCTTCTGTATAAACTTAACAGAAAAAGAGCCTATTACAATCTTGGATATTTTCTAtatgtatacaatatttaaatcagtATTACCTGTGCAGGACAAATAGCTTCACATAGTTTACAAGCAATGCATCTCTCTTCTCCAGAAGGATAACGTCTAAGAGCATGTTCACCCCTAAACCTGGGAGAAAGGGGCCCTTTCTCAAATGGATAATTAATAGTTGCAGGCTCCTGAAATTAAcaacatacaatatttaacttaaatattgttttatacagTAAACTTCATGTAGTATATGATTTAATGTCAAACTCTTAAAtgttaacatataaaataaataaatcagaggtgctacaacctctttaggtcttggcctcagatttctgaaactgtttcatgatcatttttaaatttaataggcaagtaggtgatcagcctccagtgcctgacacatgctgtcgactttttgggtctaagacatgtcggtttcctaacaatgttttccttcaccgttcgggcaaatgttaaatggacatatagaaagaaattccattggtgcacagccagcgatcgaacctacaacctcaggtatgagagtcgcatgctgaagccactaggccaaaatGTTAACATATACTTAACAACAACTCTCCATAATGTTAGAAAATATAGTATGGTCCGTTCAGCATTTTTGCTAATAAACACAAAACTTTAGTGTCAAGAAAAATCTAAACTGCACTGTCATTATTGCCTGGGAGTCAATCATATCCGTCTTTTAGTCTATAAGTAGTATATTTGTCATTATATAGTATCATTAATAAGGCAAAGCATGTCACAAATAATCATAAGTGAagttgttaatattaaaacctaattaagtataaaaataaaagcttaCTTTGAAAAT
Coding sequences within it:
- the LOC125049650 gene encoding NADH-ubiquinone oxidoreductase subunit 8 encodes the protein MSLAKIFSVTSRVRAINSSSSVLRHAQYSTPSEGKPEKVYPIEVPGYKYVNAEDPDMSFKAMTDRAAQTMFWTELIRGFAVTFAHIFKEPATINYPFEKGPLSPRFRGEHALRRYPSGEERCIACKLCEAICPAQAITIEAEERADGSRRTTRYDIDMTKCIYCGFCQEACPVDAIVEGPNFEFSTETHEELLYNKEKLLTNGDKWESEIAANIKADHLYR